In one window of Gossypium arboreum isolate Shixiya-1 chromosome 4, ASM2569848v2, whole genome shotgun sequence DNA:
- the LOC108458560 gene encoding protein THALLO isoform X1, which produces MGKRGNISKKDKRNSKRRHSANDAFNPENVDDEIDVFHKQRDVVPLNMDGDFRDSDDEDDDHPVFDLQDTDDDDDEGDDDDIDDAQVSKFAAKIARQHKFLRAKFGGAEDEMHEEEEDDEDDKEEMGQWGGIKSRYYGGDNRDFELHSSDDEAPREEEEEVKEIQKERAKNLSIEDFGLEDASDDETNRELTLEEMSSKGKGGKLSLASEEPVDDVATFEEVKKDLNALSKEEQMDVVHSSAPELIGLLSELNAALEELESKVNPLLRKAKEGKILLEGGMRYLEVKQILLLAYCQAITFYLLLKSEGQPVRGHPVLGRIVEIQGLLDKVKQLGGNLSSEWEEILKNKEAEMGQNLVKESAEPISDSGTKDHGTSLVTDLQMAEVVKLEDTPNLLKMEFASNLDNKGIKLKRENDQVGVQSREMLKVRAALEEKLKQKGIFSSNIQKPDKTKKHRKPVKGQLETYDDFVDDAMDVEGSAHGLSNGHASSNHSNISKLITARQNKSKVISGDDDLPKRDDIGERRRKHELRVLAGATVKSEDDHGGEYDMLEEDDGGNGGISGDEDGDTEDTEESEDEFYKQVKQQRAAKLAAKAEIYTRTSAPPSLPETVDGKRLITHQIEKNRGLTRQRNKNIKNPRKKYRLQSKKREKQRKGQVRDTRKPVGQYGGEASGINVGISRSIRFKG; this is translated from the exons ATGGGAAAGAGAGGAAACATCTCGAAGAAAGATAAGAGAAATTCTAAGAGAAGACATAGTGCCAATGATGCCTTCAATCCTGAGAACGTGGACGATGAAATTGATGTTT TTCATAAGCAAAGGGATGTTGTTCCCTTGAATATGGATGGGGATTTTAGAGATTCAGATGATGAAGATGATGACCATCCTGTTTTTGATCTTCAG gatactgatgatgatgatgatgagggAGATGACGATGATATCGATGATGCTCAAGTTTCTAAGTTTGCAGCAAAAA TTGCAAGGCAACATAAATTCTTGAGAGCAAAGTTTGGGGGAGCTGAGGATGAAAtgcatgaagaagaagaagatgatgaggATGATAAAGAAGAAATGGGTCAATGGGGTGGAATAAAGAGCAGATATTATGGTGGTGATAATCGTGATTTTGAG TTGCACTCAAGTGACGATGAGGCTCCCAGGGAAGAGGAGGAAGAGGTGAAAGAGATACAGAAGGAAAGAGCGAAAAATTTATCAATTGAAGACTTTGGCCTTGAAGATGCTAGTGATGACGAGACTAATAGAGAATTGACCTTAGAG GAAATGTCATCGAAAGGAAAAGGTGGAAAATTATCCCTAGCAAGTGAAGAACCTGTGGATGACGTGGCTACATTTGAGGAGGTCAAGAAGGATTTGAATGCTTTGTCAAAGGAAGAGCAGATGGATGTGGTACACAG TTCTGCACCAGAATTAATTGGCTTATTGTCAGAGCTAAATGCTGCACTCGAAGAGCTTGAAAGCAAAGTTAATCCACTTTTAAGAAAG GCTAAAGAAGGGAAGATCCTTTTGGAAGGTGGGATGCGCTATTTGGAGGTGAAGCAGATTCTTTTGCTGGCCTATTGTCAAGCAATAACCTTTTATCTTCTTCTCAAGTCTGAAGGGCAGCCTGTTCGTGGTCATCCCGTTTTAGGTCGTATTGTGGAGATCCAAGGCTTACTTGATAAG GTGAAACAACTTGGTGGGAACCTTTCTTCTGAATGGGAGGAGATTCTGAAGAATAAAGAGGCTGAAATGGGACAAAACTTGGTTAAAGAGAGTGCTGAACCGATATCTGACTCTGGCACTAAGGATCATGGTACATCACTAGTAACGGATTTACAAATGGCTGAGGTAGTCAAA CTTGAAGACACACCTAATTTGCTAAAAATGGAGTTTGCTAGTAACCTTGATAACAAGGGGATTAAACTTAAGCGTGAG AATGACCAAGTAGGTGTACAAAGCAGGGAAATGTTAAAAGTAAGAGCAGCTCTTGAGGAGAAACTGAAACAGAAGGGAATCTTTAGTTCCAACATCCAAAAGCCTGATAAAACCAAGAAACATAGGAAACCAGTGAAGGG ACAGCTTGAAACATAtgatgattttgttgatgatgctATGGATGTTGAAGGAAGTGCTCATGGATTAAGTAACGGGCATGCAAGCTCAAACCATTCTAATATTTCCAAACTTATTACAGCTAGACAGAACAAGTCCAAG GTCATATCTGGTGATGATGATTTACCCAAGAGAGATGATATTGGAGAAAGACGGAGGAAACATGAACTCAGAGTATTAGCAGGAGCAACAGTTAAATCCGAGGATGATCATGGAGGTGAATATGACATGTTGGAAGAAGATGATGGGGGTAATGGAGGCATTTCTGGGGACGAGGATGGTGATACGGAAGACACTGAGGAATCAGAAGATGAATTTTACAAACAAGTTAAGCAACAAAGAGCCGCAAAACTTGCTGCAAAGGCTGAGATATATACAAG GACCTCAGCGCCTCCCTCGTTACCTGAAACCGTCGATGGAAAACGACTGATAACTCATCAG ATAGAGAAGAATAGAGGTTTGACTCGACAACGGAATAAGAACATCAAAAATCCAAGGAAGAAATACAGG TTGCAAAGCAAGAAACGAGAGAAACAAAGGAAAGGTCAGGTCCGGGATACTCGAAAACCAGTTGGTCAATACGGCGGAGAAGCCTCTGGTATCAATGTTGGAATCAGTAGGAGTATTAGATTCAAGGGCTGA
- the LOC108460855 gene encoding uncharacterized protein LOC108460855: MANLNASTSLVPSESSEQRGSVVVDSNVNVLPPPMNQQKRTSSDGSVAILWDIENCPVPSDVRPEDVAGNIRMALRVHPVIKGAVMMFSAYGDFNAFPRRLREGCQRTGVKLIDVPNGRKDAADKAILVDMFLFALDNPPPSSIMLISGDVDFAPALHILGQRGYIVILVIPAGVGVSSALCSAGKFVWDWPSVARGEGFVPPSKALMPPRGGPVDIARCFMGCHISDNPDGQNEEEAIVYKGASQSCYNPRDFSMVSRSLAEYTSNPSVCVPSYPATFRSQSLPCGLNEASGCPGYYDQNDTMWVQPGDINGLKGQLVKLLELSGGCMPLTRVPAEYQKIFGRPLYVAEYGALKLVNLFKKMGDTLAIDGKGHKKFVYLRNWKANPSAPPLVLTRKDKKGKGIHEEITDVTAGAGSSDEFSDEERVVVDERDQRKTDDNLEQFKYELQEILVSYSCRIFLGCFEEIYQQRYKKTLDYRKLSVEKLEELFDKVRDVVVLHEEPVSKRKFLCAVGS, from the coding sequence ATGGCGAATCTAAATGCATCAACGTCCTTAGTTCCTTCAGAATCCTCAGAACAAAGGGGATCTGTTGTGGTGGATTCAAATGTGAATGTGCTTCCACCTCCTATGAACCAGCAAAAGCGAACCTCCTCAGACGGTTCCGTGGCTATCCTTTGGGATATAGAGAACTGCCCTGTCCCAAGCGATGTCCGTCCTGAAGATGTAGCGGGGAATATAAGAATGGCTTTGCGAGTGCATCCTGTTATCAAAGGAGCTGTTATGATGTTCTCTGCGTATGGAGATTTTAATGCCTTCCCAAGGAGACTGAGAGAGGGCTGTCAGAGAACTGGTGTGAAACTCATAGATGTACCAAATGGAAGGAAAGATGCTGCTGACAAGGCTATCTTGGTTGACATGTTTTTATTTGCTCTTGATAACCCTCCACCTTCATCTATCATGTTGATTTCGGGGGATGTTGATTTTGCTCCGGCTCTTCACATACTCGGTCAACGTGGCTATATAGTCATTCTTGTCATTCCTGCTGGGGTAGGTGTTTCATCTGCGTTGTGCAGTGCTGGTAAATTTGTTTGGGATTGGCCTAGTGTTGCTCGTGGGGAAGGGTTTGTACCTCCCTCGAAGGCCTTAATGCCTCCTCGAGGAGGACCGGTTGATATTGCTAGGTGTTTCATGGGGTGCCATATTAGTGACAATCCTGATGGCCAAAATGAGGAAGAGGCAATAGTTTATAAAGGTGCTTCACAAAGCTGTTACAACCCAAGAGATTTCTCGATGGTGTCACGATCTTTAGCTGAATATACAAGTAATCCTTCAGTTTGCGTACCTTCTTACCCTGCAACTTTTAGGTCGCAGAGTCTCCCATGTGGTTTGAATGAAGCTTCAGGGTGTCCCGGTTATTATGATCAGAACGATACAATGTGGGTTCAGCCTGGAGACATAAATGGTTTGAAAGGACAACTAGTGAAATTGCTTGAACTTTCAGGAGGATGCATGCCTCTTACCCGTGTTCCTGCTGAGTATCAAAAGATTTTCGGAAGACCTCTTTATGTGGCCGAGTACGGAGCACTCAAACTTGTTAATCTTTTCAAAAAGATGGGTGACACATTGGCAATTGACGGAAAAGGTCATAAGAAATTCGTTTACCTTAGAAACTGGAAAGCAAACCCGAGTGCACCTCCTTTGGTTCTAACAAGGAAAGACAAGAAAGGGAAGGGTATTCACGAGGAAATCACAGATGTCACTGCAGGTGCTGGCTCATCTGACGAGTTCTCCGATGAGGAAAGAGTGGTAGTTGACGAACGGGATCAGAGGAAGACTGACGATAATCTTGAGCAATTCAAATACGAGTTGCAGGAAATTCTTGTGAGTTATTCCTGCAGGATTTTCTTGGGTTGtttcgaagaaatatatcagcAACGGTATAAGAAGACATTGGACTATAGAAAGCTCAGTGTGGAGAAGCTAGAGGAGTTGTTTGACAAGGTGAGAGATGTTGTAGTCTTGCATGAAGAACCAGTAAGCAAAAGGAAATTTCTCTGTGCAGTAGGTAGCTAG
- the LOC108460593 gene encoding E3 ubiquitin-protein ligase MBR2-like yields the protein MQRQRGTINSFPETVNVDMGSSPDNTSIGQPNSLGNMLNPVETRLSNYTVSSGGATNGNTFTPDVRIFSGWNSGEPSSRLRTQNQVFQDVLNHHLDDDDGTKIEHGWPSSYGAAGDAPRSEERQIEPPNVFFPGRLNNGRSGNQIRSGPLYLQGSSSTHSPQNMNLTEGFTSHRGNGGSSVGTGIGSVGLEREQVSNASVFSGNVGSSSGSGEENDDGSGSSLGSWGLSCKRKAVEGTSEQSYSASTSDNSQQIENVAWHTVPARNDASSRLSLSTLSRNFLDVSPPDQLNSRVGLGMRIVNDAFPSSGTRSANQESQQEFLPYSLSSTGVAGSSSFGSPTHPRAAAFGDSLNLRSAAAIAGNSSSPSTQSHMRTISVVPRNAHPFPWTSISSSRTSHPSGSINPLERAAASREEPNIRNIPRNNAEHPMFVPATQDPTGWSLASENISTSGGVPSSNRPAPSSTIQLPSPSWIPPCNPPIQYQQRVSEVAPWSLFPPFDSEPGSSSSRFPSLSSAPSSSSRETALSSRSNSQGNNQTYRRSAFIAERQGDDALGRPHSLRALAADIEGRHRLISEIREVLNAMRRGENLRIEDHMLFDPFIYHGMVETHDRHRDMRLDVDNMSYEELLALEERIGDVSTGLNEETILELMKQRKYSSTTTESTQEPEPCCICQEEYEDGDNTGILNCGHDFHTNCIKQWLMLKNLCPICKTTGLLK from the exons ATGCAACGTCAGAGGGGCACCATTAATTCGTTCCCTGAAACTGTTAACGTTGACATGGGGTCTAGTCCTGATAACACTAGTATTGGTCAACCAAATTCTTTGGGTAACATGCTGAATCCTGTGGAAACTCGGTTATCTAATTATACGGTGTCTTCTGGTGGGGCAACGAATGGAAACACATTTACTCCTGATGTTAGGATCTTTAGTGGCTGGAATTCTGGTGAACCGAGCTCTAGATTGAGAACGCAAAACCAGGTGTTTCAGGATGTTCTGAATCACCATCTCGATGATGATGATGGAACAAAAATAGAGCATGGTTGGCCTTCTTCTTATGGTGCTGCTGGGGATGCTCCAAGGTCGGAAGAAAGGCAGATTGAACCACCAAATGTGTTTTTTCCTGGGAGACTGAATAATGGTCGGAGTGGCAATCAGATCAGAAGTGGACCCTTATATTTGCAAGGTTCCAGCTCTACTCATAGCCCACAGAATATGAATCTAACTGAAGGATTTACTAGCCACAGGGGCAATGGAGGGTCAAGTGTTGGAACTGGTATCGGTTCAGTTGGACTAGAAAGAGAGCAGGTATCTAATGCCAGTGTTTTTTCTGGAAATGTTGGTAGTTCATCCGGGAGTGGGGAGGAAAATGATGATGGCTCTGGATCTTCTCTGGGTAGTTGGGGTTTATCCTGCAAGAGGAAGGCCGTTGAAGGTACTTCCGAGCAGTCTTATTCTGCTAGTACTTCTGACaattctcaacaaattgaaaatgttGCATGGCATACTGTTCCTGCTCGTAATGATGCTTCTAGCCGCTTGAGTTTATCAACTCTCTCACGGAATTTCCTTGATGTTAGCCCCCCTGATCAGCTGAATTCTAGAGTTGGGCTCGGTATGAGAATAGTTAATGATGCATTTCCTTCTTCAGGTACAAGAAGTGCAAATCAAGAAAGCCAACAAGAATTTTTACCATATAGTTTATCGTCAACCGGGGTCGCTGGGTCGTCTAGTTTTGGTTCTCCAACTCACCCTAGAGCTGCCGCATTTGGTGACTCTCTAAACTTAAGATCAGCAGCAGCAATAGCAGGAAATTCTAGTTCCCCCTCAACTCAATCTCATATGAGAACCATTTCTGTTGTGCCAAGAAATGCGCACCCTTTCCCTTGGACTAGCATTTCCAGTTCAAGAACTAGCCACCCATCAGGTTCCATTAATCCTTTAGAGAGAGCTGCTGCATCACGGGAGGAACCAAACATAAGAAATATCCCGAGAAACAATGCAGAGCATCCAATGTTTGTACCAGCAACGCAAGATCCGACAGGATGGAGTTTGGCATCTGAAAATATCAGCACATCTGGAGGCGTTCCGTCTTCTAATCGACCTGCGCCTAGTTCAACCATCCAGTTGCCGTCTCCTTCCTGGATTCCTCCTTGCAACCCGCCAATACAATACCAACAAAGAGTATCAGAAGTTGCACCTTGGTCTTTATTTCCTCCATTTGATTCTGAACCTGGTAGCAGTAGTAGTCGTTTCCCGTCATTATCTTCAGCCCCTTCTTCTTCTTCACGGGAAACAGCACTGTCATCTCGATCTAACAGTCAAGGTAATAATCAAACATACCGAAGGTCAGCTTTCATAGCAGAGAGACAAGGTGATGATGCTCTTGGGAGGCCCCACTCATTGCGAGCTTTGGCTGCTGATATCGAAGGGAGACACCGGCTAATTTCTGAG ATTCGTGAAGTCTTGAATGCTATGCGTAGGGGGGAGAACTTACGAATCGAG GACCATATGCTGTTCGATCCGTTCATATATCATGGTATGGTTGAAACACATGACAGACATAGAGATATGCGCCTTGATGTTGATAACATGTCATACGAG GAATTGTTGGCATTAGAAGAACGGATTGGAGACGTGAGCACGGGACTGAATGAGGAAACCATTCTGGAGTTGATGAAACAGCGGAAGTATTCATCTACTACAACTGAATCCACACAAGAACCGGAACCATGTTGTATCTGTCAG GAAGAATACGAGGATGGGGACAATACCGGGATCCTCAATTGTGGGCATGACTTCCATACTAACTGCATCAAACAGTGGTTAATGCTAAAAAACCTGTGTCCTATTTGTAAGACAACTGGGTTGCTTAAATGA
- the LOC108459924 gene encoding protein PLANT CADMIUM RESISTANCE 2-like: MYPHVDTMSENPPTPTYSVAGHQDPIPASGIPGVQSHPMTIHHHMRHQPYIPHNLSRIPSAPIPGQWTSGLCHCFDDPVNCAITCVCPCITFGQITEIINRGSKSCVSRGFLFGMLSMVGAACFYSCFYRSKLRGQYDLPEEPCTDCLVHFCCAACALCQEYRELKNRGFDMGIGWEANMDRQKRGVTMAPIVVPGMAR, encoded by the exons ATGTACCCTCACGTCGATACCATGTCGGAAAATCCTCCAACTCCGACCTATTCAGTCGCCGGACATCAAGATCCAATCCCGGCTTCTGGAATTCCGGGAGTTCAATCCCATCCCATGACCATCCATCATCATATGCGTCATCAACCATATATCCCCCACAACTTATCACGAATTCCCTCCGCTCCGATACCCGGGCAATGGACTTCCGGTCTTTGTCATTGTTTCGACGACCCCGTAAACT GTGCAATCACTTGCGTATGCCCATGTATCACTTTCGGACAAATAACCGAAATCATCAACCGAGGATCCAAAT CTTGTGTTTCGAGGGGATTTTTATTTGGAATGTTGTCTATGGTGGGAGCTGCAtgtttttattcatgtttttaccGATCAAAGCTACGGGGACAATACGATTTGCCGGAGGAACCTTGTACGGATTGCTTGGTTCATTTTTGCTGTGCTGCTTGTGCTCTTTGTCAAGAATATAGAGAGCTCAAAAATCGTGGATTTGACATGGGAATTg GTTGGGAAGCCAACATGGACAGACAGAAGCGCGGAGTAACAATGGCTCCTATTGTAGTTCCCGGGATGGCAAGATAA
- the LOC108458560 gene encoding protein THALLO isoform X2: MGKRGNISKKDKRNSKRRHSANDAFNPENVDDEIDVFHKQRDVVPLNMDGDFRDSDDEDDDHPVFDLQDTDDDDDEGDDDDIDDAQVSKFAAKIARQHKFLRAKFGGAEDEMHEEEEDDEDDKEEMGQWGGIKSRYYGGDNRDFELHSSDDEAPREEEEEVKEIQKERAKNLSIEDFGLEDASDDETNRELTLEEMSSKGKGGKLSLASEEPVDDVATFEEVKKDLNALSKEEQMDVVHSSAPELIGLLSELNAALEELESKVNPLLRKAKEGKILLEGGMRYLEVKQILLLAYCQAITFYLLLKSEGQPVRGHPVLGRIVEIQGLLDKVKQLGGNLSSEWEEILKNKEAEMGQNLVKESAEPISDSGTKDHGTSLVTDLQMAELEDTPNLLKMEFASNLDNKGIKLKRENDQVGVQSREMLKVRAALEEKLKQKGIFSSNIQKPDKTKKHRKPVKGQLETYDDFVDDAMDVEGSAHGLSNGHASSNHSNISKLITARQNKSKVISGDDDLPKRDDIGERRRKHELRVLAGATVKSEDDHGGEYDMLEEDDGGNGGISGDEDGDTEDTEESEDEFYKQVKQQRAAKLAAKAEIYTRTSAPPSLPETVDGKRLITHQIEKNRGLTRQRNKNIKNPRKKYRLQSKKREKQRKGQVRDTRKPVGQYGGEASGINVGISRSIRFKG; the protein is encoded by the exons ATGGGAAAGAGAGGAAACATCTCGAAGAAAGATAAGAGAAATTCTAAGAGAAGACATAGTGCCAATGATGCCTTCAATCCTGAGAACGTGGACGATGAAATTGATGTTT TTCATAAGCAAAGGGATGTTGTTCCCTTGAATATGGATGGGGATTTTAGAGATTCAGATGATGAAGATGATGACCATCCTGTTTTTGATCTTCAG gatactgatgatgatgatgatgagggAGATGACGATGATATCGATGATGCTCAAGTTTCTAAGTTTGCAGCAAAAA TTGCAAGGCAACATAAATTCTTGAGAGCAAAGTTTGGGGGAGCTGAGGATGAAAtgcatgaagaagaagaagatgatgaggATGATAAAGAAGAAATGGGTCAATGGGGTGGAATAAAGAGCAGATATTATGGTGGTGATAATCGTGATTTTGAG TTGCACTCAAGTGACGATGAGGCTCCCAGGGAAGAGGAGGAAGAGGTGAAAGAGATACAGAAGGAAAGAGCGAAAAATTTATCAATTGAAGACTTTGGCCTTGAAGATGCTAGTGATGACGAGACTAATAGAGAATTGACCTTAGAG GAAATGTCATCGAAAGGAAAAGGTGGAAAATTATCCCTAGCAAGTGAAGAACCTGTGGATGACGTGGCTACATTTGAGGAGGTCAAGAAGGATTTGAATGCTTTGTCAAAGGAAGAGCAGATGGATGTGGTACACAG TTCTGCACCAGAATTAATTGGCTTATTGTCAGAGCTAAATGCTGCACTCGAAGAGCTTGAAAGCAAAGTTAATCCACTTTTAAGAAAG GCTAAAGAAGGGAAGATCCTTTTGGAAGGTGGGATGCGCTATTTGGAGGTGAAGCAGATTCTTTTGCTGGCCTATTGTCAAGCAATAACCTTTTATCTTCTTCTCAAGTCTGAAGGGCAGCCTGTTCGTGGTCATCCCGTTTTAGGTCGTATTGTGGAGATCCAAGGCTTACTTGATAAG GTGAAACAACTTGGTGGGAACCTTTCTTCTGAATGGGAGGAGATTCTGAAGAATAAAGAGGCTGAAATGGGACAAAACTTGGTTAAAGAGAGTGCTGAACCGATATCTGACTCTGGCACTAAGGATCATGGTACATCACTAGTAACGGATTTACAAATGGCTGAG CTTGAAGACACACCTAATTTGCTAAAAATGGAGTTTGCTAGTAACCTTGATAACAAGGGGATTAAACTTAAGCGTGAG AATGACCAAGTAGGTGTACAAAGCAGGGAAATGTTAAAAGTAAGAGCAGCTCTTGAGGAGAAACTGAAACAGAAGGGAATCTTTAGTTCCAACATCCAAAAGCCTGATAAAACCAAGAAACATAGGAAACCAGTGAAGGG ACAGCTTGAAACATAtgatgattttgttgatgatgctATGGATGTTGAAGGAAGTGCTCATGGATTAAGTAACGGGCATGCAAGCTCAAACCATTCTAATATTTCCAAACTTATTACAGCTAGACAGAACAAGTCCAAG GTCATATCTGGTGATGATGATTTACCCAAGAGAGATGATATTGGAGAAAGACGGAGGAAACATGAACTCAGAGTATTAGCAGGAGCAACAGTTAAATCCGAGGATGATCATGGAGGTGAATATGACATGTTGGAAGAAGATGATGGGGGTAATGGAGGCATTTCTGGGGACGAGGATGGTGATACGGAAGACACTGAGGAATCAGAAGATGAATTTTACAAACAAGTTAAGCAACAAAGAGCCGCAAAACTTGCTGCAAAGGCTGAGATATATACAAG GACCTCAGCGCCTCCCTCGTTACCTGAAACCGTCGATGGAAAACGACTGATAACTCATCAG ATAGAGAAGAATAGAGGTTTGACTCGACAACGGAATAAGAACATCAAAAATCCAAGGAAGAAATACAGG TTGCAAAGCAAGAAACGAGAGAAACAAAGGAAAGGTCAGGTCCGGGATACTCGAAAACCAGTTGGTCAATACGGCGGAGAAGCCTCTGGTATCAATGTTGGAATCAGTAGGAGTATTAGATTCAAGGGCTGA